The proteins below come from a single Desulfurellaceae bacterium genomic window:
- a CDS encoding GIY-YIG nuclease family protein produces the protein MRQKLYDYVAARPGGVSSAELLNLLFTPGAGSGLRPNRRLEFDTRLLHTAIGADPHFVYDAASDLWHATIHGTLQRSIADTEFVVLDLETTGFKPGPAAITEMAAVRITHGRLTDEFHALVNPGRRVPPAVTRLTGITDQMLHDQPRIDTVFPNFQTFIGSAPLIAHHADFDLAFLNYDAQRLMSGPLLNPVLCTRRLAKRLLPGLRSRTLDALASECGVPGSDRHRALGDARITAEVFLILLEQLPTRGITTLGQLLDFQHIARDGRRFEYQLPRPALTHIPDGPGVYRMLNREGQLLYIGKAKNLKRRVRSYFTNSAGHSDKVLDLVRHVHDVSYEQTGSELEAALREATLIRTLKPPYNTRSKHLPRVAFLKLSVTNPFPRLSLATKPASNRALYIGPFRSRALAEQAQGLLARLFGLRTCQGNLTPDPDFSPCVSGQIGACSAPCHVRVSRAAYQAQVEAFQRFLEGNDTGLRDSLLAKRDALAARLRFEGAARLQKDLELLDHVLHMHRRFNWIITRAHALLLLPSHQPGAAQAYLVLNGRLIHGSLVRSDDDIVIFARLTRERFSQDRDLPLRPEEIDASVILAAWLRNPDRWQGAVFSIDSPTALDGRLDEICLALGDLQRIDPAV, from the coding sequence GTGCGCCAAAAACTCTACGACTATGTGGCCGCGCGACCCGGAGGGGTCAGCTCGGCCGAACTCTTGAACCTGCTCTTCACACCCGGAGCGGGCTCGGGCCTCAGGCCCAACCGGAGGCTCGAGTTCGATACCCGTCTTCTGCATACGGCGATCGGTGCCGACCCGCATTTTGTGTATGACGCGGCGAGTGATCTTTGGCACGCCACCATCCATGGCACTCTCCAGCGGTCGATTGCCGATACCGAGTTTGTCGTCCTCGATCTCGAAACGACCGGCTTCAAACCAGGCCCGGCAGCCATCACCGAAATGGCTGCGGTTCGGATCACGCACGGACGGCTGACGGACGAGTTCCACGCCTTGGTCAATCCCGGCCGACGGGTTCCGCCAGCTGTGACCCGGCTGACCGGCATCACCGACCAGATGCTGCATGATCAGCCGCGTATCGACACGGTCTTTCCGAACTTCCAGACCTTTATCGGCTCGGCCCCACTCATCGCTCATCACGCCGATTTCGATCTGGCTTTCCTCAATTATGACGCCCAGCGCCTCATGTCCGGCCCGCTGCTCAACCCCGTTCTGTGCACCCGGCGTTTGGCCAAGCGTCTCTTGCCCGGCCTCCGTTCCCGCACCCTCGATGCGCTGGCCTCCGAGTGTGGCGTGCCAGGTTCTGACCGCCACCGCGCCCTAGGCGACGCACGGATCACCGCAGAGGTGTTTCTGATCCTTCTGGAACAGCTGCCGACGCGTGGCATCACGACCCTCGGCCAGCTACTCGACTTTCAGCATATCGCCCGCGACGGGCGCCGCTTTGAATATCAGCTGCCACGTCCGGCGTTGACTCATATCCCGGACGGACCCGGCGTGTATCGCATGCTGAACCGCGAGGGCCAGCTGCTGTATATCGGGAAGGCAAAAAACCTCAAACGGCGGGTACGTTCGTACTTCACCAACTCCGCCGGCCACAGCGACAAAGTGCTCGACCTCGTGCGCCATGTCCACGACGTCAGCTACGAACAGACGGGCTCAGAGCTTGAGGCTGCGCTCCGCGAGGCAACGCTCATCCGCACCCTCAAGCCGCCCTATAACACCCGCTCAAAACACCTGCCCCGGGTTGCCTTCCTCAAACTGAGTGTGACCAATCCGTTTCCCCGTCTGTCCCTGGCCACCAAGCCGGCCAGCAACCGAGCCCTGTACATCGGCCCCTTTCGGAGCCGGGCGCTTGCCGAACAAGCCCAGGGACTGTTAGCCCGCCTGTTTGGTCTGCGTACCTGCCAGGGGAATTTGACCCCGGATCCGGACTTTTCTCCGTGCGTCAGCGGTCAGATCGGCGCCTGCAGCGCTCCGTGTCATGTGCGGGTATCACGTGCCGCGTATCAAGCACAGGTTGAGGCGTTTCAGCGGTTTCTCGAAGGCAACGATACTGGGCTGCGGGATTCCCTGCTGGCCAAACGCGACGCACTGGCCGCTCGCCTGCGCTTCGAAGGCGCGGCCCGTCTGCAAAAAGACCTCGAGCTGCTTGACCACGTCCTGCACATGCATCGCCGCTTCAACTGGATCATCACCCGCGCCCACGCTCTCCTGCTCCTGCCCAGCCACCAACCCGGAGCCGCCCAAGCCTATCTGGTGCTCAATGGGAGGCTCATCCATGGTAGCCTCGTCCGCTCAGATGACGATATCGTCATCTTTGCCCGTCTGACTCGGGAACGTTTCAGCCAGGACCGTGACCTGCCCTTACGACCGGAAGAAATCGACGCCAGTGTCATCCTTGCAGCCTGGCTCCGAAATCCCGACCGCTGGCAGGGGGCCGTGTTTTCGATTGATTCGCCGACCGCTCTGGACGGCCGTCTGGACGAAATTTGTCTCGCCTTGGGCGACCTCCAGCGCATCGATCCAGCCGTCTGA
- a CDS encoding Rieske (2Fe-2S) protein, with the protein MPPDSAAEWLEACPTADLPPGARRLVKVKSIEIALFNLNGTVYAINNRCPHRRGPLIRGFVDDRGGIKCPMHGWRFALRDGTSPRPARATVYPVKAENGSLYLRFSPPEQDTERGRE; encoded by the coding sequence ATGCCTCCAGACTCTGCCGCCGAATGGCTCGAAGCCTGTCCCACCGCAGACCTGCCACCCGGAGCACGCAGGCTGGTCAAGGTGAAGAGCATAGAGATCGCCCTGTTCAACCTGAACGGTACGGTGTATGCCATCAACAATCGGTGTCCCCACCGCAGAGGGCCGCTTATCCGAGGCTTTGTCGACGACAGAGGCGGCATCAAATGCCCGATGCACGGCTGGCGATTCGCGTTACGCGACGGCACCAGCCCACGCCCGGCTCGGGCAACGGTATATCCGGTCAAAGCTGAAAACGGGAGCCTCTACCTGCGGTTCTCGCCTCCTGAGCAGGACACAGAGCGGGGACGGGAATAA
- a CDS encoding acyl carrier protein — translation MKTSETIEQHLRSLLAEISGQQGFSLDTPLFRGGLELDSLSAATLIAAVERDFGIAVAEEDLSLASLFSLRTLCQFVAARKHCRSS, via the coding sequence ATGAAGACGAGCGAGACGATTGAACAGCATCTCCGCTCTCTGCTGGCCGAAATTAGCGGCCAGCAGGGTTTCTCCCTTGATACCCCGCTGTTTCGTGGCGGCTTAGAACTCGACTCCTTATCTGCCGCCACGCTAATTGCTGCGGTTGAGCGGGATTTTGGCATTGCCGTGGCCGAAGAAGATCTCAGCTTGGCGTCTCTCTTTTCCCTGCGAACCCTATGCCAGTTTGTGGCCGCCCGAAAGCATTGCAGAAGTAGCTGA
- a CDS encoding bis-aminopropyl spermidine synthase family protein, giving the protein MSDLLEDIARATALREGAAGVALVLRTIYRAQRIALRDLSRQTRLPLPVLAAIRRELERAHIVDRQAGLVLTPHGRDFVEQTLRVRTRHDAGCPTCRGHGIVIGEELASLVRRLELYGSELPQADVTLDQTPCTPQTAVRRALYMYHAGALEGKRVIFLGDDDAISVAVALLGKTLGHRHLCRQLTVVEKDPRFLRSIQDIARAEDVAIECLEHDLRQLLPEPLLGHYDTFETDPPYTPDGLALFVSRAISAVKTGPGQQGFVSFGMQPPDAFLEVLRRVVTMGLVVQEVIPGFNDYRGASILAGTSQLLHVCTSRQTRPFYPSSWDGQGLYTGGRTPRVRRYCCGRCRTELLVGRGHEFQTVEDLQARGCPRCEYTRFRYSGRIVAEEPARQDG; this is encoded by the coding sequence GTGAGTGACCTGCTTGAAGATATCGCCCGAGCGACCGCCTTACGTGAGGGTGCGGCCGGTGTGGCGCTGGTCCTGAGGACGATCTATCGCGCCCAACGAATCGCCTTGAGGGATCTGTCGCGGCAGACCCGTCTTCCCCTGCCGGTGCTTGCCGCGATACGGCGAGAACTCGAGCGCGCGCACATCGTGGACCGACAGGCGGGCCTCGTCCTCACCCCGCACGGCAGAGACTTTGTTGAGCAGACGCTGCGGGTACGCACGCGTCACGACGCAGGCTGCCCAACGTGTCGCGGCCACGGGATTGTGATTGGCGAGGAGTTGGCCTCCCTGGTGCGCCGTCTTGAGCTGTACGGCTCCGAACTCCCCCAGGCGGATGTGACCTTGGACCAGACTCCGTGCACTCCGCAAACGGCCGTGCGCCGTGCGCTATATATGTATCACGCTGGAGCGCTGGAAGGAAAACGGGTTATTTTCCTGGGCGATGACGACGCGATTTCCGTGGCGGTTGCCCTGTTGGGAAAAACGCTGGGACACCGACACTTGTGTCGGCAACTGACGGTGGTGGAGAAGGATCCGCGGTTTCTCCGCTCTATTCAGGATATCGCTCGTGCTGAGGATGTGGCGATTGAGTGCCTTGAGCACGATCTTCGACAACTGCTCCCCGAACCGCTGCTCGGTCATTACGATACGTTTGAAACAGATCCGCCGTATACGCCGGACGGACTGGCTCTGTTTGTCTCGCGCGCGATCAGTGCCGTGAAGACCGGACCCGGTCAGCAGGGATTTGTCTCTTTTGGCATGCAGCCGCCCGACGCTTTCCTCGAGGTACTCCGCCGTGTGGTCACGATGGGCCTTGTCGTGCAGGAAGTCATCCCGGGCTTCAACGATTACCGGGGCGCCTCAATCCTAGCCGGTACGAGCCAACTCCTCCACGTCTGTACATCACGTCAAACGCGTCCGTTCTATCCCAGCTCCTGGGATGGCCAGGGGCTGTATACTGGCGGGCGTACGCCGCGGGTTCGGCGCTATTGCTGCGGACGGTGCCGCACCGAGCTGTTGGTGGGACGCGGACACGAGTTCCAAACGGTAGAGGATTTGCAGGCGAGGGGCTGCCCAAGGTGTGAATACACGCGTTTTCGCTACAGTGGTCGGATTGTCGCTGAGGAACCAGCGCGCCAGGATGGATAA
- a CDS encoding isocitrate lyase/phosphoenolpyruvate mutase family protein, translating to MTEKLRALLHRPQPSLVLGAHDALSAKLAEEAGFDAIWASGFGISAVSALPDANILTMSETLDAVRRMSAAVNIPVIADCDNGFGNAINVIRTVAEYERAGIAGLCIEDNIFPKRCSFYAGVRRELVPVDEHARKIQAAKAAQDDPNFVVIARTEALIAGWGKHEALKRARAYAEAGADAILVHSKAASFEELQDFTADWDNACPLVCVPTTYADTTADELSAAGFRLVIFANQVLRAAVSAMRHALATLKAEERPAAVDDQIASLSDIYELVGVPALQANEQKFLVPGGHQVTAIIIAAGFEENLLPLIEDRPKAMLEIKGQTILERQISALNECGVKDIVVVRGYQKEQINLPNIRYYDNDAFLDTGELVSLFVAETEMTGPFLFLYSDIIFDPTIVEKLLRSQADVSIVVDRAWNDQPRSAEDLQANKPDLVVTHQPPQPGYRFLPATEGTTLARIGRNLSAQDADGEFIGLAMFSETGARLLRQTYQTARERFPSGRFHEAVSIQQAAFTDMLQELISHDHQVACVDIYKGWLEIDTFEDYRRAWAKMK from the coding sequence ATGACAGAGAAACTGCGGGCTTTACTTCATCGCCCCCAGCCAAGCCTCGTCCTTGGAGCCCACGATGCGCTGTCGGCCAAGCTGGCCGAGGAAGCCGGGTTTGATGCGATCTGGGCGAGTGGTTTTGGCATTTCTGCGGTCAGCGCCCTGCCCGATGCCAATATCCTGACCATGAGTGAGACGCTCGACGCGGTCCGACGCATGAGCGCGGCGGTCAACATCCCCGTTATTGCCGACTGCGATAACGGCTTTGGCAACGCCATCAACGTCATCCGCACGGTCGCCGAATACGAGCGGGCGGGTATCGCCGGGCTATGCATTGAGGACAATATCTTTCCGAAACGGTGCAGCTTTTACGCCGGGGTTCGACGCGAGCTGGTTCCTGTTGATGAGCACGCCCGGAAGATCCAGGCCGCCAAGGCAGCGCAAGACGATCCCAATTTCGTGGTCATCGCCCGCACCGAGGCCCTGATTGCCGGCTGGGGCAAACACGAAGCGCTCAAGCGTGCCAGGGCTTACGCCGAAGCCGGGGCCGACGCCATTCTGGTCCACTCCAAGGCGGCAAGCTTCGAGGAACTCCAAGACTTCACGGCCGACTGGGACAACGCCTGCCCCCTGGTGTGTGTGCCAACAACCTACGCCGACACCACCGCAGATGAGCTGTCAGCAGCTGGATTCAGGCTGGTCATCTTTGCCAACCAAGTCCTGCGGGCGGCCGTCAGCGCGATGCGCCACGCCCTGGCCACCCTCAAGGCCGAGGAACGGCCGGCTGCGGTGGACGACCAGATTGCCAGTCTGTCCGACATCTACGAGTTGGTCGGCGTTCCCGCTCTGCAGGCCAATGAGCAAAAATTTCTCGTTCCGGGCGGGCACCAAGTCACGGCCATCATTATCGCCGCCGGCTTTGAAGAAAACCTGCTGCCGCTCATTGAAGATCGCCCCAAGGCAATGTTGGAAATCAAGGGCCAGACGATTCTTGAGCGCCAGATCAGCGCTCTGAACGAGTGTGGGGTGAAAGATATCGTCGTGGTGCGTGGCTACCAAAAGGAGCAGATCAATCTGCCCAACATCCGTTACTACGACAACGACGCGTTTCTCGATACCGGAGAGCTGGTCTCGCTGTTTGTGGCCGAAACGGAAATGACGGGACCGTTTCTGTTTCTGTACTCCGATATTATCTTCGACCCGACCATCGTCGAAAAACTGCTCAGGTCACAGGCCGATGTCAGCATTGTGGTTGATCGGGCGTGGAATGATCAGCCCCGCTCAGCCGAGGACCTCCAGGCCAATAAGCCGGACCTCGTCGTCACCCACCAACCGCCCCAGCCCGGCTACCGCTTTCTGCCGGCCACGGAAGGCACGACGCTGGCCCGTATTGGCCGCAACCTGTCGGCCCAAGACGCCGATGGAGAGTTTATTGGCCTGGCCATGTTCTCCGAGACGGGTGCTCGGCTCCTGCGTCAGACCTATCAGACGGCCCGCGAACGGTTTCCTAGCGGCCGCTTTCATGAGGCTGTCTCGATCCAACAGGCCGCTTTTACCGACATGTTGCAGGAACTCATCAGCCACGACCATCAGGTCGCGTGTGTGGATATCTATAAAGGCTGGCTGGAAATTGACACTTTTGAGGATTATCGTCGGGCGTGGGCGAAAATGAAATAA
- a CDS encoding GNAT family N-acetyltransferase, with product MHIRVAREEDLPALVEFEIAIARLSFPEDPVTSPVTQEKKLRKALQSPQGMFVAEVDGQVVGWLWVTLNTQFLTGKKYANFRSFAFHPEWRGGETGYRLMRFCVDYCRQQGAEWISGKVHMKNLAMRALYAALEFRPKHLTMEYRFDTDDETSS from the coding sequence ATGCACATTCGAGTCGCCCGGGAAGAAGATCTGCCGGCCCTGGTCGAGTTTGAGATTGCCATCGCTCGGCTCTCGTTTCCCGAAGACCCGGTCACCTCGCCCGTGACACAGGAGAAAAAACTCCGCAAAGCCTTGCAGTCTCCCCAGGGTATGTTTGTGGCCGAGGTGGATGGCCAGGTGGTTGGCTGGCTGTGGGTGACGCTGAATACGCAGTTTCTGACCGGAAAAAAGTACGCCAACTTTCGTAGCTTCGCCTTCCATCCAGAGTGGCGTGGCGGAGAGACCGGCTATCGCCTCATGCGCTTCTGCGTTGACTATTGTCGTCAGCAGGGGGCGGAGTGGATTTCGGGTAAGGTCCATATGAAGAATCTGGCCATGCGGGCGTTGTACGCCGCTCTTGAATTTCGTCCCAAGCACCTGACGATGGAATATCGCTTTGACACGGACGATGAGACCTCCAGCTGA
- a CDS encoding zf-HC2 domain-containing protein has translation MDCKDVHKLLSPFLDNELSARDTFPVAEHLDVCPECQQELTAMQQLDKHLKEAGHRPVGGTDELRASVMALCSPQTWDRRWRSLGVAAAAILFLVIGQQLFSAPYDPEARAFSGALTHEIWLNDNSTFSLPWLDPDSLEEVLRQEGLTEIPNLSPVGFHLVRARVSRPLRQVFVQLVYRRRSEELSIFVSRRWKRSLSGISHRDGFTIVPLGIRAVFLVSKDRPPNFPDIHQLAEEEINALST, from the coding sequence ATGGACTGTAAAGACGTACACAAACTCCTGAGCCCCTTTCTTGATAACGAACTCAGCGCCCGTGACACCTTTCCTGTGGCTGAGCACCTCGACGTCTGCCCGGAGTGTCAGCAAGAGCTGACCGCCATGCAGCAGCTCGACAAACATCTGAAGGAAGCCGGACACAGGCCGGTCGGCGGGACTGACGAGCTGCGCGCCTCGGTTATGGCGCTGTGTTCGCCGCAGACCTGGGACCGGCGCTGGCGTAGCCTTGGCGTGGCCGCCGCCGCCATACTCTTCCTGGTCATCGGCCAGCAGCTTTTCTCAGCTCCCTACGATCCAGAAGCCCGGGCGTTCAGCGGCGCGCTGACACACGAAATCTGGCTGAATGATAACAGCACTTTTTCCCTGCCCTGGCTTGACCCGGACAGCCTCGAGGAGGTACTTCGTCAAGAAGGCTTGACCGAGATTCCCAACCTCAGCCCGGTCGGCTTCCACCTTGTCCGCGCCCGGGTCAGCCGGCCGCTCAGACAAGTCTTTGTTCAACTCGTGTATCGACGGCGCAGCGAGGAGCTATCGATCTTTGTCTCGCGGCGTTGGAAACGGTCCTTATCGGGCATCAGTCACCGCGACGGGTTTACGATTGTCCCCCTCGGCATTCGTGCCGTCTTTCTGGTCAGCAAAGATCGTCCGCCCAATTTTCCGGACATTCATCAGCTGGCCGAGGAAGAAATCAACGCCCTGTCGACCTGA
- a CDS encoding sigma-70 family RNA polymerase sigma factor has translation MPRKASFEKEAIPHFNTLMRTALRLSGDRARAEDAVQETYLRAWRSFQTYTPDTNCRAWLFKILLNVLKKTAGKKRRDPLLGAEDIETSSKVVSLFPASGEERGEGQDILAAVNQLPPQFRQVLWLVVVEGFAYKETAQMLDIPIGTVMSRLYRARRDLRRLLAEPGLPHEEGTSGHGL, from the coding sequence GTGCCGAGAAAAGCCTCATTCGAGAAGGAGGCCATTCCCCATTTTAACACCCTCATGCGTACCGCCCTGCGCCTGAGCGGTGACCGGGCACGCGCGGAAGACGCGGTTCAAGAAACCTATCTGCGCGCTTGGCGTTCGTTCCAGACCTATACACCGGACACAAACTGTCGGGCTTGGTTGTTTAAGATTCTCCTGAACGTCTTAAAGAAGACGGCCGGGAAAAAGCGGCGCGACCCTTTGCTTGGCGCCGAAGACATCGAAACATCCTCAAAAGTCGTCAGCCTGTTTCCCGCAAGCGGGGAAGAAAGGGGGGAGGGCCAGGATATTCTTGCTGCGGTCAACCAGTTGCCTCCCCAGTTTCGACAGGTGTTATGGCTCGTTGTGGTCGAAGGATTTGCCTATAAAGAAACCGCCCAGATGCTCGATATCCCGATAGGAACGGTGATGTCACGGCTTTACCGTGCCAGGCGTGATCTGCGTCGTCTCTTGGCCGAGCCCGGGCTGCCGCACGAAGAAGGGACCTCAGGCCATGGACTGTAA
- a CDS encoding terpene cyclase/mutase family protein translates to MGLALEQIDRLVQDEYAFFVHEKQGWSLTRGPQDLELVAHALRVILHARTSPDFLADYLALTGCQAQDGGWSPFSADSDSTVWVSAFCGLMLIRGNRFLHQDRISQAVCRAIDYFLDTQHADGRWVDPSWADLDTTSHPVSFFNVVMALGEPYRRSEVVPAWQKGARFILDNQSPDGGWYDDEFHPSGVEITAHLIQDALIADLAMDSQLSGLRESCTKGAQKLYEWQAADGSWDGENVDHTMDCTRSLMVVTRLLGDAHGQETIERGLAWILTNKNPSGWGDFPELETNLERTCDGIDTLLKYKAYRSPDHQAVVRLWGYIP, encoded by the coding sequence ATGGGGCTTGCTCTCGAACAGATTGACCGCCTGGTGCAGGACGAATACGCGTTTTTTGTTCATGAAAAACAGGGCTGGAGTCTGACCCGTGGCCCCCAGGACCTGGAGCTGGTTGCCCATGCGCTACGGGTCATCCTGCACGCCCGCACCAGCCCGGATTTCCTGGCCGACTATCTGGCCCTGACCGGCTGCCAGGCGCAGGACGGAGGCTGGAGTCCGTTTTCGGCTGACTCAGACAGCACGGTGTGGGTCTCAGCCTTTTGCGGACTGATGTTGATCCGAGGCAATCGTTTTTTGCACCAGGATCGGATCAGTCAGGCCGTGTGCAGAGCGATTGACTATTTTCTCGACACCCAGCACGCCGACGGTCGGTGGGTCGATCCCAGCTGGGCCGACCTCGATACTACCAGCCATCCGGTCAGCTTCTTCAACGTGGTCATGGCTCTGGGCGAACCCTATCGGCGGTCCGAAGTCGTGCCAGCGTGGCAAAAGGGGGCCCGGTTCATTCTCGACAATCAAAGCCCGGACGGAGGCTGGTACGACGACGAGTTCCATCCCTCGGGCGTGGAGATCACCGCCCACCTGATTCAAGATGCCCTGATTGCCGACTTGGCCATGGACAGCCAACTCAGCGGTCTACGCGAGTCGTGCACCAAAGGAGCACAAAAGCTGTATGAGTGGCAGGCTGCCGACGGCTCCTGGGACGGCGAAAACGTCGATCACACCATGGACTGTACGCGGTCTCTCATGGTGGTGACCCGTTTGCTGGGGGATGCCCACGGACAGGAGACCATTGAACGCGGTCTAGCCTGGATTCTGACCAATAAGAATCCCAGCGGTTGGGGCGACTTCCCCGAGCTGGAGACCAACCTGGAGCGCACCTGCGACGGGATTGACACCCTGTTGAAATACAAAGCCTACCGCAGTCCAGACCACCAGGCGGTGGTTCGGCTGTGGGGCTACATCCCCTAG
- the otsB gene encoding trehalose-phosphatase has protein sequence MPELASALDRWEELLPRLREKRPAVFLDYDGTLTPIVARPELAVLSETMRRTLRTLAARCPVAIVSGRDRSDVRDLVGIEGLIYAGSHGFDIAGRGLQYEHGHSFVASLDRAEQELLEALSGIDGGRVERKKFAIAVHFREVRPQHAGRLELIVDAVLRGCPDLRKGLGKKVFELRPASEWHKGKAVVWLLEALGLAGSDALPVYLGDDVTDEDAFGAVAGRGLGVLVAEEPRVTAAGYRLKDTAEVQIFLHKLTTVLGARRG, from the coding sequence ATGCCTGAGCTGGCGTCGGCCTTAGACCGCTGGGAAGAGCTGCTGCCCCGGCTGCGCGAGAAGCGACCGGCCGTTTTTCTGGATTATGACGGAACCTTGACGCCCATTGTTGCCCGGCCGGAGCTGGCGGTGCTGTCGGAGACGATGCGCCGGACGCTTCGGACGCTTGCCGCCCGCTGTCCGGTTGCCATCGTCAGCGGTCGGGACCGGAGCGACGTGCGAGATCTGGTGGGGATTGAGGGGCTGATTTATGCCGGCAGCCATGGCTTCGATATTGCCGGGAGGGGCCTGCAATACGAACACGGGCACAGTTTTGTGGCCAGCCTGGACCGGGCTGAGCAGGAGCTGCTGGAGGCGCTGTCAGGGATCGATGGGGGGCGCGTTGAGCGCAAAAAGTTTGCCATTGCCGTCCACTTTCGTGAGGTGCGGCCCCAGCACGCGGGACGCCTGGAGCTGATCGTTGATGCCGTGTTGCGAGGCTGTCCAGATCTGCGCAAGGGCTTAGGCAAAAAGGTCTTTGAGCTGCGGCCGGCCAGTGAGTGGCATAAGGGCAAGGCTGTGGTGTGGCTGCTGGAAGCGCTGGGCTTGGCCGGGAGCGATGCCTTGCCGGTGTACCTCGGCGACGATGTGACGGATGAGGACGCGTTTGGCGCTGTGGCTGGACGCGGCCTTGGGGTTCTGGTGGCGGAAGAGCCACGGGTGACGGCGGCTGGCTATCGGCTCAAGGATACGGCCGAGGTCCAGATTTTTCTTCACAAGCTTACGACCGTGCTCGGCGCGAGGAGGGGTTGA